Part of the Triticum aestivum cultivar Chinese Spring chromosome 4D, IWGSC CS RefSeq v2.1, whole genome shotgun sequence genome is shown below.
TGAAAGATGACCAAGTGCACAAGAGATCATGCATTTTAACTTGTCTATTAACTACTAATTCCTTTTAGAAGCAAAGATGCACTTGGCTGACCAACTGTGGTTAAAATActattttttttaagttataatAACTATTTGAGaataacaaaaaaaaattatgCAACTTGCAAAAGGTAAGCAACTAAATAGTACTCTACATGGTCACTTTTGAACAACTAGTTTGATCTACATATATGATAGATTTTTTTTCCCTGTTGCAAACAGTAACAAATATGAGTTCTTCGTCAGGATCAATAGCACAGATGCAGGGAAAATACATCAAAAGAGGCATGAGAGGTTTGCCAATAAATCAATAATAACCAAGAAAGAAAGGCGCACGGTTGATATACGTATATGTTGAACAGCAGTTATTTTCTTTGGTTCATTCTACCAGCTTTCCCCAAGCTCAACCTTTTGCTCACTGCCTTTTAGCTCATTGATTTGCTCAAGTTACGGCATTTTGTCACCCGTAAGGGCAGTACTATATATGTTTTTCAGACATgttaagaaaaaaaaaggaaaagttgGACAGCTCATAAACTCATCCAACAACCAATCCTAAAATAAGGTATGTCAAGCAAACACAAATGGGGTGGGCCATTGTTACCTCCTTTGTCGCTTTAGTCCTTCTGAAAGGAATGTCAAATTGGTATATAATTGGGAACCAAGCTTTTGGATAATGGAATCTGCGCAGGCCATTAAGGAGACATGTCAGATTATAATTATTCAACAAACCCAAGCTAAGCCCAGCACGTACCCCACCGCTAGTGCTAGAGTAGCCTCTATAAACTGGAAGGATTGATGATTCACTGCACAAGCTGAAAGGAGCAAGAGTACACTACCAGCATCGATCAGGTAGCAGGAACAATGACAGGGTTTTCCTCTCCATGCGGCGCATGCAAGTTCCTTCGGAGGAGGTGCGTCAATGGGTGTGTCTTCGCCCCGCACTTCTGCCATGAGCAAGGGGCTGCCCATTTTGCCGCCATTCATAAGGTCTTTGGTGCAAGCAATGCCTCAAAGCTCCTCATGAGCCTCCCGGCGACCGACCGCCGCGAGGCTGCGGTCACCATCTCCTACGAGGCACAGGCCAGGCAACATGATCCGGTATATGGCTGCGTCGCCCACATATTTGCTCTGCAGCAGCAGGTTAGTGAGTTCTGCATTAGTCACACCGACTTGAACAACAATTCTATTGCGTTCTGAATTTTCATTTGGTGAACTGCTAATTGCATGGACAGTGATAATATATTAGCAAAACTGATGGCATGCAGTGTTCTCATAGGTTGTAAATCTGCAAGCGCAGTTGGAGTCGCTCAAAGCTCAGGAACCAGTACAAGGGCACACAAATACTTGTTCCGCATCAAGCCCTGAAGAAGACAGTATCAAGGCCAAGGTTATGGCTTATCAGAAAGGGGAAGCTAGGATGCCACAACCAGGACATTCAGTAAAGATTGAGAGCGAGAGCTACTTCGGAAATGACGGCATGGCCTGCACTTCCATGCAATATTCTTCTCAGGATTACAACAGTTCACATGTATACACAACCGGCTATCCGGCGTCATTTAATGATGACAGTATCCACAGTAGCACCATGTTTCCCATTGATATGCAAGAATATCTGCAAGAGAGTGGGTATTATGACACTGAGGGCCACTAGTCGGTTGCCTTTGCATATTTCAACTAGGTGTCACAGCATGCATGTGCTTGGTAACTGCAAAACTACCAGCAGTCCTCTTTTGGTAGTTCAAATTCTAAGCCATGGATAACCATTGTAAAATGTTCCATGAGCAGCCTGTACTAAAATGCTGAATCAAGCAGGGTGTACAAGACATGGTTTTTACTAACTGAAGTATGCTGAAATGCTTCATCGTGCTTTCTTAGCTGTAGTGACTTGGCAAGCCAGGCATTTGGTTTCGTGCAAGCGAGAAACAAGTTCCGTGCTTAGGGAACCACAATTAACATTGTAGTTTGTCGTGTGGCTGGGTGTCCAAAGTCCAAACGATAGGGATCGAAAAAGAAAGAAGCAACATCAACTGGCTGGAAAACGTACGACACTGACTGCAAGGACATGAAACAGCAAAGCAAAACATAACAGTGATGTGATGGTGGAGCTTATGATGGTTATGAGGCATTATGAGGCATTCCGTCCAACAGATGGAGTTCATGATGGATGATACTTGGGAGTGAGGTAGGCGAACCTGACCTAACCTGCACGGTGGCCGGGTTGCATTTTCATAGTGCTGGCAGGCGAGGCATTTCGCCTCCATCTCAGGCTCCGACGCCGGCGATCACCGGAGGCGGGATTCAACGTGGCTGGCTGGCCGGCCGGCACAACACCCGTGGTAGTAGTATGGGCCTATCTACGGGGAGCGGCTATGTCTGTCTCACCTTTTAGAGAgcttttggtttttcttttcttttctctgttttactacctccattcctaaatatataaGACGTTGGGGCAGTTTCAATTAAACATCTCCAACGTCTTATATTTCAAAATACTTCATTTTGTGTTCAAAAAAGTGTTCATGTAGTGTTAAATAAATGTTTGCACAACTTTAAAAAATGTCGATGACACTAATTTTTTTCTAACATTAAAAAATTCTATGTTTGAAATAAGATACGTGATTTTTTTCTAAAATATTTATGACATGTGGAAATGGTCATGTAATTCAAACACAATGTTTCATGCCATTCAAAAAAATGTATGTTGCATTTAAGAATGTTCATGAGTTTCAAAAATATGTTCGTAAACTTTTTAAAGAAAAATCATACAATGTAACAAAATGAATGCAAAGTTTTAATTTTTTTCTATTATTAAAAAAATCAATGTGCACTTGAATTTTTTTAACACGTATTCAATTTTTTTTGTAAATCATGTATTTGAGTAAATTAATATGTATTTCTTTTTTGCATCGATCTTAATCATGTACTTAAAATGTCTTAAACATGCATAATAATTTTTTATACGTATAAAAAAGTACAATTTGTATGAAAAactagacatcaaaacatatatctgAAAAAATCGCCGCTGCGGAGAGTGATGCCCTCACCGCCACAACCGCGCAACAAACCCTCCTCATGCTAGGGTTCTGCGATGAGCCGGCCCTTCTTGCCATCGCGCCCAACTCTGCCGCCATCGTGCCCGTCGCCACCATCCCCGTTGTGGACGCCCGTGTCATGGCCTCGAAGAATCCAAAGAAGGTGCGCACCAAGGAGGAGATGGCGGTCGAGACGGTGAAGAGGGCTGGCCGGAGGAGAAAGGGGAGGCGAAAAAAGAAGTCGTTGGCGCTGCCCCTGCCGCCCTAGCCGCAGCCACCAAGGCCAAGACCGCCACTACCCCTGTCGTCCTAGCTGCAGCCACCAAGGCTAAGATCGCCGTTGCCCCCGCCGCCCTAGCCGTAGCCACCAAGGCCAAGACCGCCGCTGCCCCCGCCGCCCTAGCCACAGCCACCAAGGCCAAGACCGTCGCTGCCCCTGCCGCCCTAGCCGCAGCCACCAAGGCCAAGACCGCCACTACCCCTGTCGTCCTAGCTGCAGCCACCAAGGCTAAGATCGCCGTTGCCCCCGCCGCCCTAGCCGTAGCCACCAAGGCCAAGACCGCCGCTGCCCCCGCCGCCCTAGCCACAGCCACCAAGGCCAAGACCGTCGCTGCCCCCGTCGCCCCAGCCGCAGCCACCAAGGCCAAGACTGCCGCTGCCCCCACCGCCCTAGCCGCAGCCACCAAGGCCAAGCCCGCCGCCGCGGAGAGTGATGCCCTCGTCTCCGCGGCTGCGCAATAGGCCCTCCTCCTGCTAGTGTTCTGCGGTGAACCGACCCTTCTCGCCGCCGCCGCGGAGAGTGATGCCCTCGTCTCCGCGCCTGCGCAACAGGCCCTCCTCCTGCTAGTGTTCCGTGGTGAaccgactgataacccacaagtataggggatcaattgtagcctctttcgacaagtaagagtgtcgaacccaacgaggagctaaaggtagaataaatattccctcaagttctatcgaccactgatacaactctacgcacgcttaacgttcgctttacctagaacaagtatgaaactataagtactttgtaggtggtgttggataggtttgcaagataataaagagcacgtaaataaaagttaggagatgtttagataaagaagcaataaagtaaatatagcgagtgtggaaaagtggtggtaggagttgcgaaattgtccctaagcaattcactacgttactagaccgatagcaagtattatgtgggagaggccactgctagcatgtcatccctgacttggaattctatgcacttaacattggaactattagcaagcgtccgcaactactaacgttcattaaggtaaaacccaaccatagcattaagatatattggtcccccttcaatcccgtatgcatcaatttctatgctaggttgaagcttctgtcactcttgccctccaatacatagtcctatcaacatacaactaaccctatggtgtgatccacgcgcgcgctcatatgatgggcaccaaaggacagaaacataaccacaagcaaattaaatcaatcatagcaattcatcaacaaccgataggacaacgaaaattgttggggaacgtagtaatttcaaaaaaatccctacgcacacgcaagatcatggtgatgcatagcaacgagaggggagagtgttgtccacgtaccctcgtagaccgacagcggaagtgttatcacaacgcggttgatgtagtcgtacgtctccacgatctgatcgatcaagtaccgaacgcacggcacctccgaagttctacacacgttcagctcgatgacgtccctcgaactctgatccagccgagtgtcgagggagagtttcgtcagcacgacggtgtggtgacgatgatgatgttccaccgacgcagggcttcgcctaagctccgcgacggtattatcgaggtgtaatctggtggaggggggcgccgcacacggctaaaatatcgtatatcaagtgtgtagagaggtgccccctgcccccgtatataaaggagcaagggaggaggaggccggccctaggagggggcgcaccaagtgtggagtcctactaggactccctagtcctagtaggattccacctcccatatggaataggaaaagaggaagggaaaaagagaaggaaggaagggggcgccccccttccctagtccaattcggaccagaccaaggggaggggtgtggccacccttgaggcccttttccttctttcccgtatggcccaataaggcccaatacgcattcccgtaactctccggtactccgaaaaatacccgaatcactcggaacctttccgaagtccgaatatagtcgtccaatatatcgatctttacgtctcgaccatttcgagactcctcgtcatgtccccaatctcatccgggactccgaactccttcggtacattaacatacataaactcataataaaactgtcatcgtaactttaagcgtgcggaccctttgggttcgagaactatgtagacatgaccgagacacctctccggtcaataaccaatagcgggacctggatgcccatattggctcccacatattctacgaagatctttatcggtcagaccgcataacaacatacgttgttccctttgtcatcggtatgttacttgcccgagattcgatcgtcggtatctcgatacctagttcaatctcgttaccggcaagtctctttactcgtaatacattatcccgcaactaactcattagtcacaatgcttgcaaagcttatagtgatgtgcattaccaagtggggccagagatacctctccgacaatcggagtgacaaatcctaatctcgaaatacgccaacccaacaagtacctttggagacacctgtagagcacctttataatcacccagttacgttgtgacgtttggtagcacacaaagtgttcctctggtaaacgggagttgcataatctcatagtcataggaacatgtataagtcatgaagaaagcaatagcaacatactaaacgatcgggtgctaagctaacgaaatgggtcaagtcaatcacgtcattctcctaatgaggtgatcccgttaatcaaatgacaactcatgtctatggctaggaaacataaccatctttgattaacgagctagtcaagtagaggcatactagtgacactctgtttgtctatgtattcacacatgtattatgtttccggttaatacaattctagcatgaataataaacatttatcatgatataaggaaatatataatactttgttattgcctctagggcatatttccttcagtctcccacttgcactagagtcaataatatagttcacatcgccatgtgatttaacatcaataattcacatcaccatgtgattaacacccatagttcacatctctatgtgaccaacactcaaagggtttactagagtcaataatctagttcacatcgttatgtgattaacacccaaagagtactaaggtgtgatcatgttttgattgtgagataattttagtcaacgggtctgtcacattcagatccgtaagtattgcaaatctctatgtctgcaatgctctgcgcgaagctactctagctaattgctcccactttcaatatgtatctagaccgagacttagagtcatttagattagtgtcaaaacttgcatcgacgtaaccctttacgacgaaccttttgtcacttccataatcgagaaacatgtccttattccactaaggataattttgaccgctgtccagtgatctactcctagatcactattgtactcccttgccaaaattagtgtagggtatacaatagatctggtacacagcatggcatactttatagaacctatgtccaaggcatagggaatgactttcattctctttctatcttctgccgtggtcgggctttgagtcttactcaatttcacaccttgtaacacaggcaagaactctttctttgactgttctattttgaactacttcaaaatcttgttaaggtatgtactcattgaaaaaacttatcaagcgttttgatctatctctatagatcttgatgctcaatatgtaagcagcttcaccgaggtctttctttgaaaaactcctttcaaacactcctttatgctttgcagaataattctacattatttccgatcaacaatatgtcattcacatatacttatcagaaatgttgtagtgctcccactcactttcttgtaaatacaggcttcattgcaagtctgtataaaactatatcctttgatcaacttatcaaagtgtatattccaactccgagatgcttgcaccagtccatagatggatcgctggagcttgcatattttgttagcacctttaggattaacaaaacctcctggttgcatcatatacaactcttctttaataaatccattaaggaatgcagttttgtttatccatttgccatatttcataaaatgcggcaattgctaacatgattcagacagacttaagcatagatacgagtgagaaactctcatcatagtcaacatcttgaacttgtcgaaaacctttttgcgacaattctagctttgtagatagtgatactactatcagcgtccgtcttcctcttgacgatccatctattctcaattgcttgccgatcatcgggcaagtcaaccaaagtccatactttgttctcatacatggatctcatctcagatttcatggtttcaagccattttgcggaatctgggctcaccatcgcttcttcatagtttgtaggtttgtcatggtctagtaacataacctccagacaggattaccataccactctggtgcgaatcttactctggttgacctacaaggtttagtaacaacttgatctgaagtttcatgatcatcatcattaacttcctcactcattggtatagacgtcacaggaaccgtttcttgtgatgaactactttccaataagggagcaggtacagttaccttatcaagttctactttcctcccactcacttctttcgagagaaactccttctctagaaaggatccatactaagcaacgaatgtcttgcctacggatctgtgatagaaggtgtacccaactgtctcctttgggtatccgatgaagacacatttctccgatttgggtttgagcttatcaggatgaaactttttcacataagcatcgcaaccccaaactttaagaaacggcaactttggtttcttgccaaaccacagttcataaggcgccgtctcaacggattttgatggtgccctatttaacgtgaatgtagctgtctctgatgcataaccccaaaacgatagtggtagatcggtaagagacatcatatattgcaccatatctaataaagtacggttacgatgttcggacacaccattacactgtggtgttccaggtggcgtgagtagtgaaaactatttcacattgttttaactgaaggccaaactcgtaaccaaaatactcttctccacgatcaaatcgtagaaactttattttcttgttacgatgattttcgcttcactctgaaattatatgaacttttcaaatgtttcagacttctgtttcattaagtagatatacccatatctgctcaaatcatctgtgaaggtcagaaaataatgatacctgctacgagcctcaatattcatcggaccacatacatctgtatgtataatttccaacaaatctgttgctctctccatagtttcggagaacagcgttttagtcatcttgcccatgaggcacggttcgcaagcatcaagtgattcataatcaagtgattccaaaattccatcagtatggagtttcttcatgcgctttacaccaatatgacctaaacggcagtgccacaaataagttgcactatcattattaactttgcatcttttggcttcattattatgattatgtgtatcactacgatcgagatccaacaaaccattttcgttggtgtgtatgaccatagaaggttttttattcatgtaaacagaacaacaattgttctctaacttaaatgaataaccgtattgcaataaacatgatcaaatcatattcatgctcaacgcaaacaccaaataacacttatttagtttcaacactaatcccgaaagtatagggagtgtgcgatgatgatcatatcaatcttggaactacttccaacacacatcgtcacctcgccttttactagtctctgtttattctgcaactcccgtttttgagttactactctttagcaactgaaccagtatcaaatactgaggggttgctataaacactagtaagtacacatcaataacatgtatatcaatatacctttgttcactttgccatccttcttatccaccaaatacttggggcagtttcgcctccagtgaccagtccctttgcagtagaagcactcagtctcaggcttaggtacagacttgggcttcttcacttgagtagcaacttgcttgccgttctttttgaagttccccttcttccctttgcccttttcttgaaactagtggtctcgtcaaccatcaacacttgatgtttttcttgatttctaccttcgtcgatttcagcatcacgaagagctcgggaattactttcgtcatcccttgcatactatagttcatcacgaagttctactaacttggtgatggtgactagagaattctgtcaatcacttattttatctggaagattaactcccacttgattcaagcgattgtagtacccagacaatctgagcacatgctcactagttgagcgattctcctccatcttttagctatagaacttgttggagacttcatatctctcaactcgggtatttgcttgaaatattaacttcaactcctggaacatcttatatggtccatgacgttcaaaacgtctttgaagtcccgattctaagccgttaagcatggtgcactaaactatcaagtagtcatcatattgagctagccaaacgttcataacgtctgcatctgctcctgcaataggtctgtcacctagcggtgcatcaaggacataattttttctgtgcagcaatgaatataatcctcagatcacggttccaatccgcatctttgctactaacatctttcaacataatttctctaggaacatatcaaaaataaacacagggaagcaacaacgcgagctattgatctacaacataatttgcaaaatactatcaggactaagttcatgataaatttaagttcaattaatcatattacttaagaactcccacttagatagacatctctctaatcatctaagtgattacgtgatccaaagcaactaaaccatgtccgattaacacgtgagatggagtagtttcaatggtgaacatcactatgttgatcatatctactatatgattcacgctcgacctttcggtctctatgttcccaggccatatctgtatatgctaggctcgtcaagtttaacctgagtattccgcgtgtgcaactgttttgcacccgttgtatttgaacgtagagcctatcacccccgattaacacgtggtgtctcagcacgaagaacttttacaacggtgcatactcagggagaacacttttatcttgaaattttagtgagagatcatcttataatgctaccgtcaatcaaagcaagataagatgcataaaggattaacatcacatgcaatcaatataagtgatatgatatggccatcatcatcttgtgcttgtgatctccatctctgaagcaccgtgctcgtgatctccatctccgaagcaccatcatgatcaccatcgtcaccggctcgacaccttgatctccatcatagtatggttgtcgtcttgccaacttattgcttttacgactatcgctaccgcttagtgataaagtaaaactattacatggcgattgcatctcatacaataaagcgacaaccatatggctcctgccagttgccgataactcggttacaaaacatgatcatctcatacaacacattatatcacatcatgtcttgaccatatcacatcacaacatgccctgcaaaaacaagttagacgtcctctactttgttgttgcaagttttacgtggctgctacgggcttagcaagaaccgttcttacctacgcatcaaaactacaacgatagtttgtcaagttggtgctgttttaaccttcgcaaggaccgggcgtagccacactcggttcaactaaagtgagagagacagacacccgccggtcacctttaagcaacgagtgctcgcaacggtgaaaccagtctcgcgtaagcgtacgcgtaatgtcggtccgggccgcttcatctcacaataccgctgaaccaaagtatgacatgctggtaagcagtatgacttatatcgcccacaactcacttgtgttctactcgtgcatagcatcaacgcataaaaccaggctcggatgccactgttggggaacgtagtaatttcaaaaaaaaatctacacacacgcaagatcatggtgatgcatagcaacgagaggggaaagtgttgtccacgtaccctcgtagaccgacagcggaagcgttatcacaacgcggttgatgtagtcgtacgtctccacgatccgaccgatcaagtaccgaacgcacggcacctccgaagttctacacacgttcagctcgatgacgtccctcgaactccgatccagccgagtgtcgagggagagtttcgtcagcacgacggtgtggtgacgatgatgatgttccactgacgcagggcttcgcctaagctccgcgacggtattatcaaggtgtaatctggtggaggggggcaccacacacggctaaaatatcatatatcaagtgtgtagagaggtgccccctgcccccgtatataaaggagcaagggaggaggaggccggccctaggagggggcgcaccaagtgtggagtcctactaggactccctagtcctagtaggattccacctcccatatggaataggaaaagaggaagggaaaaggagaaggaaggaagggggcgccccccttccctagtccaattcggaccagaccaaggggaggggtgcggccacccttgaggccctttt
Proteins encoded:
- the LOC123095554 gene encoding LOB domain-containing protein 14 — protein: MTGFSSPCGACKFLRRRCVNGCVFAPHFCHEQGAAHFAAIHKVFGASNASKLLMSLPATDRREAAVTISYEAQARQHDPVYGCVAHIFALQQQVVNLQAQLESLKAQEPVQGHTNTCSASSPEEDSIKAKVMAYQKGEARMPQPGHSVKIESESYFGNDGMACTSMQYSSQDYNSSHVYTTGYPASFNDDSIHSSTMFPIDMQEYLQESGYYDTEGH